The following are from one region of the Corythoichthys intestinalis isolate RoL2023-P3 chromosome 17, ASM3026506v1, whole genome shotgun sequence genome:
- the LOC130905765 gene encoding gastrula zinc finger protein XlCGF57.1-like isoform X3, with the protein MKEEEEDESPYIKEEEEFVHVKETMLTNMRGLKGLRKYIGADQQEPVSTGVKEDAELPKIKEEEPEPCQQKELPIKKEEEELSYVKEEECIARSTSEPLTSEDGPSESSRGAESPSGSSTLTEGLQADIFIAPSNRNGTNSHSPYNDDSHNKSHSDDKLCKCYQCGKTFANKYTRHTHMRSHTGEKPFSCSGCGQRFSRKGTLQIHTRTHTGEKPFSCSVCGQGFTQKGHLQRHERNHTDEKSFSCSVCGQGFTQKGHLQTHERTHTGEKPFSCSVCGQGFTQKGQLQPHERTHTDEKSFSCLVCGQRFIRKSNLKMHTRTHTGEKPFSCSVCGKEFSLKSNLKRHETTHTGENRFSCLVCGQRFRRKSTLKMHTRTHTGEKPFSCSVCGKEFSIKGNLKRHQTTHTAENPFSCSVCGQGFTEKQNLQSHERTHTVEKPFSCSVCGKRFSYKSVLIIHTRTHTGEKPFSCSVCGQGFTQKQNLKSHERTHTGEKPFSCSVCGQGFAQKQHLKSHQRTHPGEKLFPAQLVVKNSL; encoded by the coding sequence GTTTAAGAAAATACATTGGTGCTGATCAGCAGGAGCCAGTATCTACTGGCGTTAAAGAGGATGCTGAGCTCCCCAAAATCAAAGAGGAGGAGCCAGAGCCCTGTCAGCAGAAGGaacttccaatcaaaaaggaggaggaagagctgTCATACGTTAAAGAGGAAGAATGTATCGCCAGGTCGACAAGTGAGCCCTTGACGAGTGAAGATGGTCCGAGTGAGTCCAGCAGAGGGGCGGAGTCTCCAAGCGGCAGCAGCACCTTAACAGAAGGATTGCAAGCAGACATTTTCATTGCTCcatcaaacagaaatggcaccaATTCACACTCACCTTACAATGATGATAGTCATAATAAATCTCACAGTGATGACAAACTTTGCAAATGCTAtcagtgtgggaaaacctttgctaACAAGTATACTCGTCATACACATATGAGgagccacactggtgaaaagcctttttcctgctcaggttgtggtcaaagattcagtcgaAAGGGCACCTTACAAATACACACAaggacccacactggtgaaaaacctttttcctgctcagtttgtggtcaaggattcactcaGAAGGGACACTTACAAAGACATGAAAGAAACCACACTGATGAAAaatctttttcctgctcagtttgtggtcaaggattcactcaGAAGGGACACTTACAAACACatgaaagaacccacactggcgaaaaacctttttcctgctcagtttgtggtcaaggattcactcaGAAGGGACAATTACAACCACatgaaagaacccacactgatGAAAAGTCTTTTTCCTgcttagtttgtggtcaaagattcattcGCAAGAGCAACTTAAAaatgcacacaagaacccatactggagaaaagcctttttcctgctcagtttgtggtaaagaATTTTCTTTAAAAAGCAACCTAAAAAGACATGAaacaacccacactggtgaaaatcgGTTTTCCTGTTTAGTTTGTGGTCAACGATTCAGGCGCAAGAGCACGTTAAAaatgcacacaagaacccatactggagaaaaaccattttcctgctcagtttgtggtaaagaATTCTCTATAAAAGGCAACCTAAAAAGACATCAAACAACCCACACTGCTGAAAATccgttttcctgctcagtttgtggacaAGGATTCACCGAAAAGCAAAACTTGCAGAgtcacgaaagaacccacactgttgaaaaacctttttcatgctctgtttgtggtaaaagattcagttACAAGAGTGTCTTAataatacacacaagaacccacactggcgaaaagcctttttcctgctcagtttgtggtcaaggatttacTCAGAAGCAAAACttaaaaagtcacgaaagaacccacactggcgaaaaacctttttcctgctcagtttgtggtcaaggattcgctCAGAAGCAACACTTAAAAAGTCACCAAAGAACCCACCCTGGTGAAaagctttttcctgctcagttagtGGTAAAGAATTCTCTTTAA
- the LOC130905765 gene encoding gastrula zinc finger protein XlCGF57.1-like isoform X4, which yields MKEEEEDESPYIKEEEEFVHVKGLRKYIGADQQEPVSTGVKEDAELPKIKEEEPEPCQQKELPIKKEEEELSYVKEEECIARSTSEPLTSEDGPSESSRGAESPSGSSTLTEGLQADIFIAPSNRNGTNSHSPYNDDSHNKSHSDDKLCKCYQCGKTFANKYTRHTHMRSHTGEKPFSCSGCGQRFSRKGTLQIHTRTHTGEKPFSCSVCGQGFTQKGHLQRHERNHTDEKSFSCSVCGQGFTQKGHLQTHERTHTGEKPFSCSVCGQGFTQKGQLQPHERTHTDEKSFSCLVCGQRFIRKSNLKMHTRTHTGEKPFSCSVCGKEFSLKSNLKRHETTHTGENRFSCLVCGQRFRRKSTLKMHTRTHTGEKPFSCSVCGKEFSIKGNLKRHQTTHTAENPFSCSVCGQGFTEKQNLQSHERTHTVEKPFSCSVCGKRFSYKSVLIIHTRTHTGEKPFSCSVCGQGFTQKQNLKSHERTHTGEKPFSCSVCGQGFAQKQHLKSHQRTHPGEKLFPAQLVVKNSL from the coding sequence GTTTAAGAAAATACATTGGTGCTGATCAGCAGGAGCCAGTATCTACTGGCGTTAAAGAGGATGCTGAGCTCCCCAAAATCAAAGAGGAGGAGCCAGAGCCCTGTCAGCAGAAGGaacttccaatcaaaaaggaggaggaagagctgTCATACGTTAAAGAGGAAGAATGTATCGCCAGGTCGACAAGTGAGCCCTTGACGAGTGAAGATGGTCCGAGTGAGTCCAGCAGAGGGGCGGAGTCTCCAAGCGGCAGCAGCACCTTAACAGAAGGATTGCAAGCAGACATTTTCATTGCTCcatcaaacagaaatggcaccaATTCACACTCACCTTACAATGATGATAGTCATAATAAATCTCACAGTGATGACAAACTTTGCAAATGCTAtcagtgtgggaaaacctttgctaACAAGTATACTCGTCATACACATATGAGgagccacactggtgaaaagcctttttcctgctcaggttgtggtcaaagattcagtcgaAAGGGCACCTTACAAATACACACAaggacccacactggtgaaaaacctttttcctgctcagtttgtggtcaaggattcactcaGAAGGGACACTTACAAAGACATGAAAGAAACCACACTGATGAAAaatctttttcctgctcagtttgtggtcaaggattcactcaGAAGGGACACTTACAAACACatgaaagaacccacactggcgaaaaacctttttcctgctcagtttgtggtcaaggattcactcaGAAGGGACAATTACAACCACatgaaagaacccacactgatGAAAAGTCTTTTTCCTgcttagtttgtggtcaaagattcattcGCAAGAGCAACTTAAAaatgcacacaagaacccatactggagaaaagcctttttcctgctcagtttgtggtaaagaATTTTCTTTAAAAAGCAACCTAAAAAGACATGAaacaacccacactggtgaaaatcgGTTTTCCTGTTTAGTTTGTGGTCAACGATTCAGGCGCAAGAGCACGTTAAAaatgcacacaagaacccatactggagaaaaaccattttcctgctcagtttgtggtaaagaATTCTCTATAAAAGGCAACCTAAAAAGACATCAAACAACCCACACTGCTGAAAATccgttttcctgctcagtttgtggacaAGGATTCACCGAAAAGCAAAACTTGCAGAgtcacgaaagaacccacactgttgaaaaacctttttcatgctctgtttgtggtaaaagattcagttACAAGAGTGTCTTAataatacacacaagaacccacactggcgaaaagcctttttcctgctcagtttgtggtcaaggatttacTCAGAAGCAAAACttaaaaagtcacgaaagaacccacactggcgaaaaacctttttcctgctcagtttgtggtcaaggattcgctCAGAAGCAACACTTAAAAAGTCACCAAAGAACCCACCCTGGTGAAaagctttttcctgctcagttagtGGTAAAGAATTCTCTTTAA